AGGAGAACCCTGTAGTTGCTTGGCCATCATCCTCTTTACATCTTCTTGAACTTGGCCTTGAATATGCCTCAACATTGGTCTGCAAAGGAGCAAACATTCGATGTTACATCCACAAATAAGTATGTCATGCTGTCAATAACCGTCATATCAGCAATACAACTGACAATACTGTGTAATGGGAACTTCAAAAACCCACTATATTTACCCTAAAAGTACAACCATTGCAATGACTTGATAATCCTGCATGCGTTCTGCCAGAGGAACAATACTTCCCTGCTCTAGCAATACCTGTTCAAATATTTGATTACTCAAATGAAGTCACACAAGAGCAATCGTCATATGCATAAGACGAAAAGGGAGgctgtaaactcataatgctTCTTTCTCAATCCATAACACCAATTGCGATTATCATAACATCATTCATTGGGATTCACATATTTCtatcctcctttttctttttgcattctGACGGGACAGGGCAAAAAGTATTAGAAACAGAAAGTACTCTTAATACAAAATTCTTAAATAGATTTTGACCTATGGAGAAAACAAAGCCATTACCGTATCGAGAAATAAAGGCTGATCACTCTCTAagaaaatgttgttggtgctCTTATAATGCGTGAAATCCCATTTTTCTCCGCTTTCATGCCGCCCGCTTGTAATCCAGTCAACTAACACCAAGTTTGAATCCGAACGCACCCTAAAAACCTGCTTTTGGAAGTATCTTGCAGTGGAAAAGCAAGTCACTGGATCCGGAATGAGGACCAACATGGAGTTACTCCCAATTTCTGCCTACTGGATGGCAGAACATAGCCGCTGTCAAATATGAATGCAATACCATTTGAAAGTTACACTTAAATTACCAAATCTACCATCACTTCAGCtaacaaaaaaagaggataaAATCGCACTGCCACAAGACAACTGGGAAACCAAGATAGTGATAGGAAGAAAGCCTAGAAAAGGGAGTATGCCATAACAACGTGCTCGAAATCATAATTACCTCAAGGGACTGTTCAGAGCATTTTGATCCCAGAGACTTATAAACCTGCAACACATTTAATTTTCTAGCATTGGAAGCAAACCCACATCCCTGAAATTCGCAAAGACTACACTACTACATCCTAACGCTGTAGAGGTTGCAGATTCCACTAACAAACGTCATTGCCAAATCAACAGAAGCTGGAAGAACCAACCTTAGTGGAAGCCTGAGTTGTTAAGACAGCTGTGCAACCAGCTCCAATCTCAAGCTTACAAGAAATATCATCTCCCTATATCGACGACAAATCAACTCCAATCAAACATAAAGT
The genomic region above belongs to Rhodamnia argentea isolate NSW1041297 chromosome 6, ASM2092103v1, whole genome shotgun sequence and contains:
- the LOC115757460 gene encoding urease accessory protein D isoform X3, producing the protein METGKIVIEKVRGKSTVTKSFSKYPLKFIIPRKVGPSRVDAVWIYALTYGGGIVSGDDISCKLEIGAGCTAVLTTQASTKVYKSLGSKCSEQSLEAEIGSNSMLVLIPDPVTCFSTARYFQKQVFRVRSDSNLVLVDWITSGRHESGEKWDFTHYKSTNNIFLESDQPLFLDTVLLEQGSIVPLAERMQDYQVIAMVVLLGPMLRHIQGQVQEDVKRMMAKQLQGRRGYCSNSFLDNRISLSIPEASIGWLGGIAGFVALFLKNGGTVEVPWICSTPWQYVLELLIKG
- the LOC115757460 gene encoding urease accessory protein D isoform X6 encodes the protein METGKIVIEKVRGKSTVTKSFSKYPLKFIIPRKVGPSRVDAVWIYALTYGGGIVSGDDISCKLEIGAGCTAVLTTQASTKVYKSLGSKCSEQSLEAEIGSNSMLVLIPDPVTCFSTARYFQKQVFRVRSDSNLVLVDWITSGRHESGEKWDFTHYKSTNNIFLESDQPLFLDTVLLEQGSIVPLAERMQDYQVIAMVVLLGPMLRHIQGQVQEDVKRMMAKQLQGSPARWDRQMKSNTRDFANKPSLIASCSAFGQKVHLIEAFSMFLSLNSQKRL
- the LOC115757460 gene encoding urease accessory protein D isoform X2 gives rise to the protein METGKIVIEKVRGKSTVTKSFSKYPLKFIIPRKVGPSRVDAVWIYALTYGGGIVSGDDISCKLEIGAGCTAVLTTQASTKVYKSLGSKCSEQSLEAEIGSNSMLVLIPDPVTCFSTARYFQKQVFRVRSDSNLVLVDWITSGRHESGEKWDFTHYKSTNNIFLESDQPLFLDTVLLEQGSIVPLAERMQDYQVIAMVVLLGPMLRHIQGQVQEDVKRMMAKQLQGSPARWDRQMKSNTRDFANKPSLIASCSAFGQKGEGVIVRIASLTTESVYQFLKHQLAGLEALLGLSPYS
- the LOC115757460 gene encoding urease accessory protein D isoform X4: METGKIVIEKVRGKSTVTKSFSKYPLKFIIPRKVGPSRVDAVWIYALTYGGGIVSGDDISCKLEIGAGCTAVLTTQASTKVYKSLGSKCSEQSLEAEIGSNSMLVLIPDPVTCFSTARYFQKQVFRVRSDSNLVLVDWITSGRHESGEKWDFTHYKSTNNIFLESDQPLFLDTVLLEQGSIVPLAERMQDYQVIAMVVLLGPMLRHIQGQVQEDVKRMMAKQLQGSPARWDRQMKSNTRRRGYCSNSFLDNRISLSIPEASIGWLGGIAGFVALFLKNGR
- the LOC115757460 gene encoding urease accessory protein D isoform X5 encodes the protein METGKIVIEKVRGKSTVTKSFSKYPLKFIIPRKGDDISCKLEIGAGCTAVLTTQASTKVYKSLGSKCSEQSLEAEIGSNSMLVLIPDPVTCFSTARYFQKQVFRVRSDSNLVLVDWITSGRHESGEKWDFTHYKSTNNIFLESDQPLFLDTVLLEQGSIVPLAERMQDYQVIAMVVLLGPMLRHIQGQVQEDVKRMMAKQLQGSPARWDRQMKSNTRRRGYCSNSFLDNRISLSIPEASIGWLGGIAGFVALFLKNGGTVEVPWICSTPWQYVLELLIKG
- the LOC115757460 gene encoding urease accessory protein D isoform X1 is translated as METGKIVIEKVRGKSTVTKSFSKYPLKFIIPRKVGPSRVDAVWIYALTYGGGIVSGDDISCKLEIGAGCTAVLTTQASTKVYKSLGSKCSEQSLEAEIGSNSMLVLIPDPVTCFSTARYFQKQVFRVRSDSNLVLVDWITSGRHESGEKWDFTHYKSTNNIFLESDQPLFLDTVLLEQGSIVPLAERMQDYQVIAMVVLLGPMLRHIQGQVQEDVKRMMAKQLQGSPARWDRQMKSNTRRRGYCSNSFLDNRISLSIPEASIGWLGGIAGFVALFLKNGGTVEVPWICSTPWQYVLELLIKG